In Pirellulales bacterium, the following are encoded in one genomic region:
- a CDS encoding NAD(P)-dependent oxidoreductase, whose amino-acid sequence MTPVSPATTRLGWIGAGVMGASMCGRLLEAGFAVTVFTRTRAKAEPLLAAGGRWADSPAAVAAASDVVFSIVGYPRDVREIHLGTGGVLTTLRPGGVLVDMTTSQPALAEEIAAEAAARGTTAIDAPVSGGDVGARNGALSIMIGGDAAVVEALAPCWNAMGKTWIRQGGPGAGQHAKLVNQTLVGGNMVGVCEALLYAYRAGLDLETVLRSVAPGAAGSWSLSNLGPRMIAGDFAPGFYVEHFLKDMGLALEEARRMNLALPGLALCEQLYRAVAAQGHARSGTHALMLALANLSGIDWQSRDRARSIGPR is encoded by the coding sequence ATGACGCCAGTTTCTCCCGCCACGACGCGTCTGGGGTGGATCGGCGCCGGCGTCATGGGCGCCAGCATGTGCGGGCGTTTGCTCGAGGCCGGGTTCGCCGTAACGGTGTTTACGCGCACCCGGGCCAAGGCTGAGCCGCTTTTGGCCGCGGGCGGCCGTTGGGCCGATTCCCCGGCCGCCGTTGCCGCGGCGAGCGACGTCGTGTTTTCGATCGTCGGCTACCCTCGTGACGTGCGAGAAATCCATCTGGGAACGGGCGGCGTCCTGACGACGCTTCGGCCCGGGGGAGTGCTGGTCGATATGACCACCAGCCAGCCGGCCCTGGCCGAAGAGATCGCCGCGGAGGCCGCGGCCCGGGGGACGACGGCGATCGACGCCCCCGTCTCGGGCGGCGACGTGGGGGCCCGCAACGGCGCCCTGTCGATCATGATCGGCGGCGACGCCGCGGTCGTCGAAGCCCTGGCCCCCTGCTGGAACGCGATGGGCAAGACCTGGATCCGCCAGGGGGGCCCCGGCGCCGGGCAGCATGCCAAGCTGGTCAATCAGACGCTCGTCGGCGGCAACATGGTCGGCGTTTGCGAGGCGCTGCTTTACGCCTACCGCGCCGGACTCGATCTAGAGACGGTTCTCCGTTCCGTCGCCCCCGGGGCTGCGGGGAGTTGGTCGCTGTCGAATCTCGGGCCCCGGATGATCGCCGGCGACTTCGCCCCGGGGTTCTACGTCGAGCACTTCCTCAAGGACATGGGGCTGGCGCTTGAGGAAGCCCGGCGGATGAACCTCGCCCTGCCGGGGCTCGCGCTGTGCGAGCAATTGTACCGAGCCGTCGCAGCCCAAGGCCACGCTCGCAGCGGCACGCACGCCCTCATGCTGGCTTTGGCGAACTTGTCGGGGATCGACTGGCAGAGCCGCGACCGGGCCCGCTCAATAGGGCCCCGCTGA
- a CDS encoding FKBP-type peptidyl-prolyl cis-trans isomerase, whose protein sequence is MRESVLLSLVVVAVSTASVAAQESLPAGAAARPGAGAAAPTPTHHSYAIGYDLGASFRGDGIELDVEAVIAGIRDALAGAQPKYAPETLGAAMQELNARRLEILRRRNLEFLQKNQSQPGVQITRSGLQYAVLKAGDGPTPGPGDAVRAHYTGQLIDGTVFDSTQGREPAVFPVQRVIPGWTEALQKMKVGDHWRLFVPASLAYGEEGRDGIPPHATLIFEIELVEIVDQAAMRRLQE, encoded by the coding sequence GTGCGCGAAAGCGTCTTACTCTCGCTGGTCGTCGTCGCCGTCTCGACCGCTTCGGTCGCCGCCCAGGAAAGCCTCCCCGCAGGGGCGGCCGCGCGGCCCGGCGCAGGGGCTGCGGCCCCGACGCCGACTCATCACAGTTACGCAATCGGCTACGATCTGGGGGCCAGCTTCCGCGGCGACGGGATTGAACTTGATGTCGAGGCCGTGATCGCCGGCATCCGCGATGCGCTGGCCGGCGCCCAACCGAAGTACGCGCCGGAGACCCTGGGGGCGGCGATGCAGGAGCTCAACGCCCGTCGGCTGGAAATCTTAAGGCGTCGTAATCTTGAGTTCCTGCAAAAGAATCAATCGCAGCCTGGAGTTCAAATTACCCGTAGCGGACTGCAGTACGCCGTGCTCAAAGCGGGCGACGGCCCCACGCCCGGCCCCGGCGATGCGGTGCGAGCCCACTATACGGGGCAACTGATCGACGGAACGGTATTCGATTCGACCCAGGGTCGCGAACCAGCGGTGTTTCCCGTCCAGCGGGTCATTCCGGGCTGGACCGAGGCGCTGCAAAAGATGAAAGTCGGCGACCATTGGCGGTTGTTCGTGCCGGCGAGTCTGGCCTACGGCGAGGAGGGTCGCGACGGCATTCCGCCCCACGCGACGCTGATTTTCGAGATTGAACTGGTGGAGATCGTCGATCAGGCGGCAATGCGAAGGCTGCAGGAGTAA
- a CDS encoding DUF1559 domain-containing protein has product MIHALGSRMRSRRTKLDQRRLRRAFSLVELLVAIAIIGALASLLLPALGSAREAARRAQCMSNLKQIGLAVVNYEQQRRQLPAAGDFEPAASAIAFSSNHFRVNLRSGTNHSWLVRLLPYLEQQPLFDQFDLTMHVSESDSAPQQAQPAVLLCPADESRGRMYDFSPTGAGRRTQFAKSNYAGYTSPFHVDDVIAHGALAHYGQDLRRVTDGASRTILASEVRTREHPLDQRGAWALPWAATSLLAMDVHPLWYSTAMKDKRDAINPFIIDPISFGFTQTPNAKTADVLYECPDLVGEQLDRLPCVPEAMYYISAAPRSNHPGLALFVRLDGGVFALTDGVDESTMAYLIAIDDGAASDGLTAP; this is encoded by the coding sequence ATGATTCACGCGTTGGGCAGCCGGATGAGATCGCGCCGCACAAAGCTCGACCAGCGGCGTCTGCGTCGGGCGTTCAGCCTCGTCGAGCTCTTGGTCGCAATCGCAATCATCGGGGCCTTGGCTTCGCTGTTGCTTCCCGCGCTCGGTTCGGCCCGCGAGGCGGCTCGCCGAGCCCAGTGCATGAGCAATCTCAAGCAAATCGGCTTGGCAGTCGTCAACTACGAACAGCAGCGACGCCAGCTCCCCGCCGCAGGCGATTTCGAACCTGCCGCGAGCGCCATCGCGTTTAGCTCGAACCATTTTCGCGTCAACCTGCGCTCGGGGACGAATCACAGTTGGCTTGTGCGATTGCTGCCGTATCTAGAGCAGCAACCGTTGTTCGACCAGTTCGACCTGACGATGCACGTCTCGGAGAGCGACTCGGCGCCGCAGCAGGCCCAGCCGGCGGTTTTGCTCTGTCCCGCGGACGAGTCTCGAGGGCGTATGTACGACTTTTCGCCGACAGGCGCCGGGCGGCGCACGCAGTTCGCCAAGTCGAATTACGCCGGCTACACCAGCCCGTTCCACGTCGACGACGTCATCGCTCATGGGGCGCTCGCCCACTACGGGCAGGACTTGCGGCGCGTGACCGACGGGGCTTCGCGGACGATCCTGGCCTCGGAAGTCCGGACCCGCGAGCACCCGCTCGATCAACGCGGCGCATGGGCCCTCCCCTGGGCGGCGACTTCGCTCTTGGCCATGGACGTCCACCCGTTGTGGTACAGTACCGCGATGAAAGACAAGCGCGACGCGATCAACCCGTTCATCATCGATCCGATCAGCTTCGGCTTTACGCAAACGCCTAACGCGAAGACGGCCGACGTACTGTACGAGTGTCCCGATCTCGTGGGCGAGCAGCTTGATCGACTTCCTTGCGTCCCCGAGGCGATGTACTACATCTCGGCGGCGCCGCGGTCGAATCACCCAGGTTTGGCGCTGTTCGTGCGGCTCGACGGGGGCGTTTTCGCATTGACCGACGGCGTCGACGAGTCGACGATGGCCTATCTGATCGCCATCGACGACGGCGCGGCGAGCGACGGGCTCACGGCGCCGTAG
- the cysD gene encoding sulfate adenylyltransferase subunit CysD → MSSYRLTHLKQLEAESIHIIREVAAEFDNPVMLYSIGKDSSVMVRLAEKAFYPGKPPFPLMHVDTTWKFREMISFRENLIRKELGWDLLVHINEDGVKQGVGPYTHGSAVHTDIMKTQSLKQALTKYKFDAAFGGARRDEEKSRAKERVYSFRDKHHRWDPKNQRPELWNLYNGKVHKGESIRVFPLSNWTELDVWQYIHLEKIPIVPLYFAAERPVVDVDGALIMVDDDRMPKEQADQAVMKRVRFRTLGCYPLTGAVESNATTLPEIIQEMLLTKTSERQGRVIDYDQSGSMEEKKKEGYF, encoded by the coding sequence ATGAGCTCCTACCGTCTGACTCACCTCAAACAGCTTGAGGCCGAGAGCATCCACATTATCCGCGAAGTGGCCGCCGAGTTTGACAATCCGGTCATGCTGTACTCGATCGGCAAGGACAGTTCGGTCATGGTGCGGCTCGCCGAAAAGGCGTTCTACCCCGGCAAGCCGCCGTTTCCTCTGATGCACGTCGACACGACGTGGAAGTTCCGCGAGATGATCTCGTTCCGCGAGAACCTGATCCGCAAAGAGCTCGGTTGGGATCTGTTGGTCCACATCAACGAGGACGGGGTGAAGCAAGGGGTCGGCCCCTACACGCACGGCAGCGCGGTGCACACCGACATCATGAAGACCCAGTCGCTCAAGCAAGCCCTGACCAAATACAAGTTCGACGCCGCGTTCGGCGGCGCCCGCCGCGACGAGGAGAAGTCGCGAGCCAAGGAGCGGGTCTACAGCTTTCGCGACAAGCACCACCGCTGGGATCCCAAGAACCAGCGGCCCGAATTGTGGAACCTGTACAACGGCAAGGTTCACAAGGGGGAAAGCATTCGCGTGTTCCCGCTGTCGAACTGGACTGAATTGGACGTCTGGCAGTACATCCATTTGGAAAAGATTCCGATCGTGCCTCTCTACTTCGCAGCCGAGCGGCCGGTGGTCGACGTTGACGGGGCGTTGATCATGGTCGACGACGACCGGATGCCGAAGGAGCAGGCGGACCAAGCGGTGATGAAACGCGTCCGCTTCCGCACCCTCGGCTGCTACCCGCTGACGGGGGCGGTCGAGTCCAACGCGACGACTCTCCCCGAAATCATCCAAGAAATGCTGCTCACCAAGACGAGCGAACGGCAAGGCCGGGTGATCGACTACGACCAAAGCGGGTCGATGGAGGAGAAGAAAAAGGAAGGGTATTTCTAG
- the cysN gene encoding sulfate adenylyltransferase subunit CysN: MSHQSDLIATDIDAYLKQHEHKELLRFLTCGSVDDGKSTLIGKLLYETKMIYEDQLAAIQRDSLTHGTTGTDFDPALLTDGLKAEREQGITIDVAYRYFSTAKRKFIIADCPGHEQYTRNMATGASTCDLAIILIDARHGVMTQTRRHSFIVSLLGIKHVLVAINKMDLMDFSEEVFLRIRDDYRDFAAQLDMVDQHFIPISALKGDNLIDHSPNMPWYEGSTLMHHLENVHIASDRNLVDFRFPVQYVNRPNLNFRGFCGTIPSGRIRKGDEVTALPSRKTSRVKSIVTFDGELDEAFAPQSVTLTLEDEIDVSRGDMLVRPDNVPQSSDLFDSTIVWMNDEPLVPGKQYWFKQGTKLVAGAIDRLRYRIDVNTLHRQDAPALALNEIGRCRVRLNQPIAFDGYKANKGTGSFIVVDRVTNVTVGAGMILDRTTADKDDHWEQEADANLHATKSNVSAEERRARFGQTPCTVLFTGLAGAGKTSLAYALERRLFDLGRAAAVLDGQNMRRGISRDLGFTVADRSENLRRSSEAAKLLNEAGLIVLAAFLAPEEAVRQKAAEVVGAERFLVIHLDAPVEVCRARDQEGHYAKAEAGEIANFPGVSAPYEPPTNPDLVLDTATTPLDRCLEAVMKLLGERGVLKA; encoded by the coding sequence ATGTCCCACCAGTCCGACTTAATCGCCACCGACATCGACGCTTACTTGAAGCAGCATGAGCACAAGGAGCTCTTGCGCTTTCTTACCTGCGGCAGCGTCGACGACGGGAAGAGTACGCTCATCGGCAAGCTGCTTTACGAGACCAAGATGATCTACGAGGATCAATTGGCCGCGATCCAGCGCGATTCGCTGACCCACGGGACTACGGGGACCGACTTCGATCCGGCCCTGCTCACCGACGGGCTCAAGGCCGAGCGGGAGCAGGGGATCACGATCGACGTCGCCTACCGCTATTTCTCCACGGCCAAGCGGAAGTTCATCATCGCCGACTGCCCGGGGCACGAGCAATACACCCGTAACATGGCCACGGGGGCCAGTACCTGCGATCTGGCGATCATCCTCATCGACGCCCGGCACGGCGTGATGACCCAGACCCGGCGGCACTCGTTCATCGTGTCGCTTCTGGGGATCAAGCACGTCTTAGTCGCGATCAACAAAATGGACCTCATGGACTTCAGCGAGGAGGTCTTCCTTAGGATTCGCGACGACTACCGCGACTTTGCCGCGCAGCTTGACATGGTCGATCAGCACTTCATCCCCATCAGCGCGCTCAAGGGGGACAACCTCATTGACCACAGCCCCAACATGCCGTGGTACGAGGGGTCGACCCTGATGCATCATTTGGAGAACGTCCACATCGCATCGGACCGCAACTTGGTCGATTTCCGGTTTCCGGTGCAGTACGTCAACCGGCCCAACCTGAACTTCCGCGGGTTCTGCGGCACGATCCCTTCGGGCCGCATTCGCAAGGGAGACGAGGTGACGGCCCTCCCCTCGCGCAAGACCAGCCGAGTGAAGTCGATCGTCACGTTCGATGGCGAACTCGACGAGGCGTTCGCGCCGCAATCGGTCACGCTCACCCTGGAGGACGAGATCGACGTCAGCCGCGGCGACATGCTCGTCCGGCCCGACAACGTGCCGCAGAGCTCCGACTTGTTTGATTCGACGATCGTCTGGATGAACGACGAGCCGCTGGTGCCTGGCAAGCAGTACTGGTTCAAGCAGGGGACCAAGCTGGTGGCCGGCGCAATCGACCGGCTGCGGTATCGGATCGACGTCAACACGCTCCACCGGCAGGACGCTCCGGCGTTGGCGCTCAACGAAATCGGCCGTTGCCGAGTGCGGCTCAACCAGCCGATCGCCTTCGACGGATACAAAGCGAACAAGGGGACCGGCTCGTTCATCGTCGTCGACCGCGTGACCAACGTCACCGTCGGCGCCGGGATGATCCTCGACCGAACGACCGCCGACAAGGACGACCATTGGGAGCAGGAGGCGGACGCAAACCTGCACGCCACGAAGAGTAACGTCAGCGCCGAGGAACGCCGGGCCCGGTTCGGCCAAACCCCCTGCACGGTCCTGTTCACGGGGCTGGCCGGGGCGGGGAAAACCTCGCTCGCCTACGCGCTTGAGCGGCGGCTGTTCGACTTGGGACGAGCCGCCGCGGTTCTCGACGGCCAGAACATGCGCCGCGGTATCAGCCGCGACTTGGGTTTCACGGTCGCCGACCGCAGCGAAAACCTCCGCCGATCGAGCGAAGCGGCCAAGCTGCTTAACGAAGCGGGGCTCATCGTGCTGGCCGCGTTCCTGGCTCCTGAAGAAGCGGTCCGTCAAAAGGCGGCCGAGGTCGTCGGCGCCGAGCGGTTCCTGGTGATCCACCTCGACGCACCGGTCGAAGTTTGCCGGGCCCGCGATCAGGAAGGCCACTACGCCAAGGCCGAGGCCGGCGAGATCGCGAACTTCCCCGGCGTGAGCGCCCCGTACGAACCGCCGACGAACCCCGATCTGGTGCTCGACACCGCGACGACGCCGCTGGACAGGTGCCTTGAGGCGGTGATGAAGCTGCTGGGGGAACGCGGCGTACTGAAGGCGTAG
- a CDS encoding Uma2 family endonuclease: protein MSTAPTPYSAPPLVFPAGWTLAQVQDRLGNVPAERIRVNPPLGTATIDDAIRLCESKESLCEWVDGILVDKAMGVWESGIAAVLIQLIRNFLDEQPLGFVAGEAGMLRILPDRMRIPDVSFIRWERFPDRKLPREAAFRIAPDLAVEILSPGNTKREMELKLAEYLNAGVQLVWYIEPTTRTAIVHRPGEPARSIDADGMLDGAGVLPGFTVRLGEIFARAERGAGGLKA, encoded by the coding sequence ATGAGCACCGCGCCCACGCCCTATTCCGCGCCGCCGCTCGTGTTTCCGGCTGGTTGGACCCTCGCCCAGGTGCAGGATCGGCTGGGGAACGTGCCGGCCGAACGAATTCGCGTCAATCCGCCGCTCGGCACGGCGACGATCGACGACGCGATCCGACTGTGCGAATCCAAGGAGTCGCTCTGCGAATGGGTCGACGGCATCCTGGTGGACAAAGCGATGGGGGTTTGGGAATCGGGGATCGCGGCGGTGTTGATTCAGTTGATTCGCAATTTTCTCGATGAGCAGCCGCTGGGGTTCGTCGCCGGCGAGGCCGGCATGCTGCGGATCCTCCCAGATCGCATGCGTATTCCAGATGTTTCTTTCATTCGTTGGGAGCGCTTTCCCGACCGCAAGTTGCCGCGGGAGGCGGCGTTTCGCATCGCCCCTGATCTGGCCGTGGAAATCCTCTCGCCGGGCAACACGAAGCGCGAGATGGAACTCAAGCTCGCCGAGTATCTTAACGCCGGCGTGCAACTCGTGTGGTACATCGAACCGACGACGCGGACGGCCATCGTTCATCGCCCTGGCGAGCCGGCGCGTTCGATCGACGCCGACGGCATGCTCGACGGCGCGGGCGTTCTGCCGGGCTTTACTGTGCGTTTGGGCGAAATCTTCGCCCGCGCCGAGCGCGGCGCCGGCGGATTAAAAGCGTAG
- the glgC gene encoding glucose-1-phosphate adenylyltransferase, with translation MKDVLAVVLAGGKGARLEPLTRDRAKPAVPFGGIYRIIDFTLSNCLNSGVRKILVLTQYKAMSLARHVTNGWRHLLCRELGEFIDVVPPQQRIDEQWYQGTADAVYQNIYTLEQERPEHVVILAGDHIYKMNYGKMVAFHTESGADLTIAALRVPKAEATAFGVMQVDAENRIVGFQEKPKNPQTIPGDDEHCLASMGIYVFNAPFLFDQLCQDATLPDSSHDFGKNIIPSIINTHRVMAFPFKDENSKEDAYWRDVGTLDAYYEANLELCAVDPLLNLYDYHWPVRTDQPNLPPPKFVFDEDTGRRGEAHDSIVAAGTIISGGRVTRSVLGPKTRVEERAEVTESILFAGVHVGKGAIIRRAIIDKNVCIPDGAQVGVDHAADRRRGFEVTEKGVVVIPMIEGGDALFKK, from the coding sequence ATGAAGGATGTTCTGGCCGTCGTTCTGGCTGGGGGGAAGGGGGCGCGGCTCGAGCCGCTCACCCGTGATCGGGCCAAGCCCGCGGTTCCCTTCGGCGGCATCTATCGCATCATCGACTTCACGCTCTCCAACTGCCTCAACAGCGGCGTCCGGAAGATTCTGGTCCTGACGCAGTACAAGGCGATGAGCCTGGCGCGTCACGTGACCAACGGCTGGCGCCACCTGCTGTGCCGTGAACTGGGCGAGTTTATCGACGTCGTCCCCCCGCAGCAACGGATCGACGAGCAGTGGTATCAGGGAACCGCCGACGCGGTCTACCAGAACATCTACACGCTCGAGCAGGAACGGCCCGAGCACGTCGTCATTTTGGCCGGCGACCATATCTACAAGATGAACTACGGCAAGATGGTCGCTTTCCATACCGAATCGGGAGCCGATCTGACGATCGCCGCGCTGCGGGTCCCGAAGGCCGAGGCGACTGCGTTCGGCGTCATGCAGGTCGACGCCGAAAACCGCATTGTCGGCTTCCAGGAAAAACCGAAGAACCCTCAAACGATCCCCGGCGACGACGAGCACTGTCTGGCGTCGATGGGCATCTACGTGTTCAACGCGCCGTTTCTGTTCGATCAGCTCTGCCAGGACGCAACGTTGCCGGACAGTTCGCATGACTTCGGCAAGAACATCATCCCGTCGATCATCAATACGCACCGGGTGATGGCCTTCCCGTTCAAGGACGAGAACAGCAAGGAGGACGCTTACTGGCGCGACGTCGGGACGCTCGACGCGTACTACGAGGCGAATCTCGAACTGTGCGCCGTTGATCCGCTCTTGAACTTGTACGACTACCACTGGCCGGTGCGGACCGATCAACCGAACCTGCCGCCGCCGAAGTTCGTGTTCGACGAAGACACGGGCCGGCGCGGCGAGGCCCACGACAGCATCGTCGCCGCGGGGACGATCATCAGCGGCGGACGCGTCACGCGCAGCGTGCTGGGCCCCAAGACCCGCGTCGAGGAGCGGGCCGAGGTGACCGAGTCGATCCTGTTTGCCGGGGTGCACGTCGGCAAGGGGGCGATCATCCGCCGGGCGATAATCGACAAGAACGTTTGCATCCCCGACGGAGCCCAGGTCGGCGTCGACCACGCCGCCGACCGCCGCCGCGGCTTTGAAGTCACCGAAAAGGGGGTCGTCGTCATTCCGATGATCGAGGGGGGTGACGCGCTGTTCAAGAAGTGA
- the fae gene encoding formaldehyde-activating enzyme, protein MARMSMFIGEALAGDGNEIAHIDLLLGSKDGPVGIAFANALARQSEGHTNLLAVLTPNLAVKPATVMITKVTIKGMRQAVQMFGPAQAAVAKAIADSVADGVIKKSDAEDLVCVCGVFIHPEAADDKKIYDYNYEATKMAVKNAMTGKPTADEMIAGKDAVHPFRGF, encoded by the coding sequence ATTGCGCGAATGTCGATGTTCATTGGAGAAGCTCTTGCCGGCGACGGCAATGAAATCGCTCATATTGACCTGCTGCTGGGGAGCAAGGACGGGCCTGTCGGCATCGCCTTCGCCAACGCCCTGGCCCGGCAAAGCGAAGGGCACACGAACCTGCTTGCCGTACTGACCCCCAATCTGGCGGTCAAGCCGGCGACCGTCATGATCACCAAAGTGACCATCAAGGGAATGCGGCAAGCCGTGCAGATGTTCGGCCCTGCTCAGGCCGCCGTCGCCAAGGCGATCGCCGACAGCGTCGCCGACGGGGTCATCAAGAAGTCCGATGCCGAGGACTTGGTTTGCGTCTGCGGCGTGTTCATTCACCCCGAGGCGGCCGACGACAAGAAGATCTACGACTACAACTACGAGGCCACGAAGATGGCGGTCAAGAACGCAATGACCGGCAAGCCGACAGCCGACGAAATGATCGCCGGCAAAGACGCCGTCCACCCGTTCCGCGGGTTCTAA
- a CDS encoding bifunctional NADP-dependent methylenetetrahydromethanopterin dehydrogenase/methylenetetrahydrofolate dehydrogenase — MSRPKILLCLDTDPHPSVFDGVVAVDAGVDHLLRYGGVRPADVRDLVYGAMFTRGGDDLRHTAVFVGGSDVAAGEGVLKAVCDSFFGPVRVSAMLDSNGANTTAAAAVIAARRHVGLRGATVTVLAATGSVGSRVVRLMASSGAQVRVVSRKLTHAEGTCDRVAASVPGADLLPLHAEDEPGFAATLEGAHVVVSCGPPGVSLLSERALAANPTLEVAIDLNAVPPVGLGGINPQAKAERRHDRLCYGALGVGGTKMKIHRAAIAQLFTANDQVFDLEQIYEIGLRIEE, encoded by the coding sequence ATGTCCCGCCCCAAGATCCTCCTCTGCCTCGACACCGATCCGCACCCCTCGGTGTTCGACGGAGTCGTGGCCGTCGATGCCGGCGTCGATCACCTGTTGCGTTACGGCGGCGTGCGGCCCGCAGACGTGCGTGATCTCGTCTACGGCGCTATGTTCACTCGGGGGGGGGACGACCTGCGACACACGGCTGTGTTCGTCGGCGGGTCCGACGTCGCTGCCGGCGAGGGCGTGCTCAAAGCGGTGTGCGACAGCTTCTTCGGCCCCGTGCGCGTTTCGGCAATGCTCGACTCGAACGGCGCCAATACGACCGCCGCGGCTGCGGTGATCGCCGCTCGTCGACACGTGGGGCTCCGCGGGGCGACCGTCACGGTGTTGGCCGCCACGGGTTCGGTCGGATCGCGCGTCGTCCGACTTATGGCCAGTTCGGGGGCCCAGGTGCGCGTCGTTTCGCGCAAGCTGACCCACGCCGAAGGGACCTGCGATCGGGTCGCCGCCAGCGTGCCGGGCGCCGACCTGCTGCCGCTCCACGCCGAGGACGAGCCAGGCTTCGCCGCGACGCTCGAAGGGGCGCACGTTGTAGTAAGCTGCGGCCCGCCGGGAGTTTCACTGTTGAGCGAGAGGGCGCTCGCCGCGAATCCCACGCTGGAAGTGGCGATCGACCTGAACGCGGTCCCCCCCGTCGGCTTGGGCGGGATCAATCCGCAGGCCAAGGCCGAGCGACGCCACGACCGCCTCTGCTATGGCGCCCTAGGAGTCGGCGGCACGAAGATGAAGATCCACCGCGCGGCGATCGCGCAGCTCTTCACGGCGAACGATCAGGTGTTCGACCTGGAGCAAATCTACGAGATCGGTCTCCGCATCGAGGAATAA
- a CDS encoding TetR/AcrR family transcriptional regulator, with product MAFNCTHKPVVELFGVPPAPRTGRTRLIYAAIELVYSYGFQAIGVDQIVAAAGVTKTTFYKHFDGKDDLLAAAIQQRDEWEMQAWTAAVERIAADDPKAQLLAMFDVLDVWFNAPEFRGCQFINAAAEFPDPRDPVHQIAARHKRKTRDYFRDLAAKAGAAEPEAFADHYTALVEGTLVLRQVHGRDDAAQAIKPAIERLVAESLP from the coding sequence ATGGCCTTCAACTGCACCCACAAGCCGGTCGTCGAACTGTTCGGCGTCCCCCCGGCCCCCCGGACCGGCCGGACACGACTAATCTACGCTGCGATCGAACTTGTGTACAGCTACGGCTTCCAGGCGATCGGCGTCGATCAGATCGTCGCCGCCGCGGGGGTCACGAAAACCACCTTTTACAAACACTTCGACGGCAAGGACGACCTGCTCGCCGCGGCGATCCAGCAGCGCGACGAGTGGGAAATGCAGGCCTGGACTGCCGCGGTGGAACGGATTGCCGCCGACGACCCCAAGGCGCAACTGCTGGCGATGTTCGACGTGCTCGACGTCTGGTTTAATGCGCCCGAGTTTCGCGGCTGTCAGTTCATTAACGCCGCAGCAGAATTTCCCGACCCGCGCGATCCCGTGCATCAGATCGCCGCGCGTCATAAGCGGAAGACCCGCGACTACTTTCGCGATCTGGCCGCCAAGGCCGGGGCCGCGGAACCGGAAGCTTTCGCCGATCACTACACCGCTCTGGTCGAGGGGACGCTCGTCCTGCGCCAAGTTCATGGTCGCGACGACGCAGCCCAGGCGATCAAGCCGGCGATCGAGCGGCTCGTCGCCGAGTCGCTTCCCTGA
- a CDS encoding TetR family transcriptional regulator — protein MKTPTRQRLAEAALRRFYREGFRNVGIDQVLGEVGISKTAFYKHYESKEELMLAGLEFQHRQLAEMFAAIVVERGGNDPAAQLRALVDVVEQLVESDDFHGCVFVNAAIEFPLPHDPAHVAAAESKQAIENFVADLARQAGARDPRLLARELCLIMEGCYVTRHVSGKRCVVDVARRVADLVIDASLSGTAPTE, from the coding sequence ATGAAAACGCCGACTCGCCAACGTCTGGCCGAAGCCGCCCTGCGGCGGTTCTACCGCGAGGGGTTTCGCAACGTCGGCATCGACCAAGTGCTGGGCGAGGTGGGAATCAGCAAAACCGCTTTCTATAAGCACTATGAGAGCAAAGAGGAACTGATGCTCGCCGGGCTGGAGTTCCAGCATCGGCAACTTGCGGAGATGTTCGCCGCCATCGTCGTCGAACGAGGCGGCAACGACCCTGCGGCCCAACTGCGGGCGCTGGTGGACGTGGTCGAGCAACTGGTCGAGTCCGACGACTTCCACGGCTGCGTCTTCGTCAACGCCGCGATCGAGTTCCCCCTGCCCCACGACCCGGCACATGTCGCCGCGGCGGAAAGCAAGCAGGCTATCGAGAACTTCGTAGCGGATTTGGCTCGTCAGGCGGGGGCTCGCGACCCGCGGCTGTTGGCCCGCGAGTTGTGCCTGATCATGGAGGGGTGCTACGTGACGAGGCATGTTTCCGGCAAGCGGTGCGTCGTCGACGTGGCGCGGCGGGTGGCGGATCTCGTCATCGACGCGAGTCTGTCCGGGACCGCTCCGACGGAGTGA